In Equus caballus isolate H_3958 breed thoroughbred chromosome 7, TB-T2T, whole genome shotgun sequence, one DNA window encodes the following:
- the LOC100064296 gene encoding palmitoyltransferase ZDHHC19-like, with protein sequence MEGNKDHGSNELGPMMAPVMWVNHRAFLLQWCPKCCFLCPLRTYHVPWCNICVEEFDHRCKWVNNCIRHSNFRVFMLLVQSLCLYSDAMLVTCLIFLVRTITCHSPRTRSSCINQAAEPPWGAVGRVGTTNGLGHGGEASGGRGSREKPPGRTSLGGGDGGRVGGMGGARKLCGRV encoded by the exons ATGGAAGGGAACAAAGATCATG GTTCCAACGAACTGGGCCCCATGATGGCGCCTGTGATGTGGGTGAACCACAGGGCCTTCCTCCTGCAGTGGTGCCCAAAgtgctgcttcctctgcccaCTCCGGACCTACCACGTCCCCTGGTGCAACATTTGTGTGGAG GAATTTGACCACCGCTGCAAGTGGGTCAATAATTGCATCCGTCACAGCAATTTCCGCGTCTTCATGCTGCTGGTCCAGTCGCTATGCCTGTACTCGGACGCCATGCTGGTCACCTGCCTGATCTTCCTGGTGCGCACGATCACCTGCCATTCACCACGGACAAGATCATCGTGTATCAACCAGGCTGCGGAGCCCCCTTGGGGAGCGGTGGGCAGGGTGGGGACAACCAACGGCCTGGGTCACGGGGGCGAGGCGAGTGGTGGGCGGGGTTCGAGAGAGAAGCCGCCGGGGAGAACcagcctgggaggaggggatggtGGTAGGGTCGGGGGCATGGGCGGGGCTAGGAAGCTCTGCGGGAGAGTTTAG